Proteins encoded together in one Malassezia restricta chromosome IX, complete sequence window:
- a CDS encoding glucose oxidase: MNKLSLVALAATLIASVAQAAQFHTQVQDLDGKKFDYLVVGGGLGGLVVSKRLSQDPSKKILVIEAGRDDRKDPRIYDVDKYGEFVDTDMNWNFETVPQAIIGNQTKSLRAGKTLGGSTSINGGAWNRAHKVQYDMLKNITGDPTFDFEHLQEYMNRAESFVPPTKEQRKAGADYVREAHGYDGPLSIGFSPIRNKQKRMFTGEGQQAFLETIQRVLGVAHLKDQNSGNNTGAGWTPTSISQDSKRESACRYLEQTGDNVDVLLGWTAVRLSWKGDKDIEGVVVQKDRHSQPHTLYTQGEVILSAGTINTPGILERSGIGAKDVLDKLGIEKKIILPGVGKNLQEQTMNTMGGKAKHLDTSGGGPSNMIANTGVWQIFNNASLVEKRVHLDMYVEAAKLEDGGYVASSNALQDHYKLVTEAMFKKGVPACEHFFDTGFPPNSYGIDTWCLLPYSRGKVHIKSKDAFEKPLLDPNYFAVHFDMKMQVAAMRANRRILQTSPLLDELEASETQPGFEHIPDTPEHGSYAKWQAWILGTDGKGGFGSVAHQIGTCSMMPKKDGGVVDSHFKVYGTKNLRIVDGSVLPIQLSAHLSSTLYGLAEKASEDIGKTAHQRH, translated from the coding sequence ATGAACAAGCTTTCTCTTGTGGCCTTAGCTGCTACGCTTATCGCATCTGTTGCGCAGGCGGCCCAGTTCCACACGCAAGTGCAGGATCTGGATGGCAAGAAATTCGACTATCTTGTTGTGGGTGGTGGTCTTGGCGGTCTTGTTGTGAGCAAGCGTCTTTCTCAGGACCCGAGCAAGAAGATCCTAGTCATCGAGGCTGGTCGAGATGACCGCAAGGACCCTCGTATCTATGATGTTGACAAGTATGGCGAATTCGTCGATACGGATATGAACTGGAACTTTGAGACTGTACCCCAGGCTATAATCGGAAATCAGACCAAGTCTCTCCGTGCAGGAAAGACGCTAGGTGGTAGCACATCGATCAATGGTGGTGCATGGAACCGTGCGCACAAAGTTCAATACGATATGCTGAAGAACATCACGGGCGATCCCACCTTTGACTTTGAGCACTTGCAGGAGTACATGAATAGGGCCGAGTCCTTTGTGCCACCGACAAAGGAACAGCGCAAGGCTGGTGCTGACTACGTTCGTGAGGCGCACGGCTACGACGGGCCTCTGTCCATTGGATTCTCGCCTATTCGGAACAAGCAGAAACGTATGTTTACGGGAGAAGGGCAGCAGGCCTTCTTGGAGACCATCCAAAGGGTGCTTGGTGTAGCTCACCTGAAGGATCAAAACAGTGGTAATAACACCGGTGCTGGCTGGACCCCCACTTCCATTTCACAGGACAGTAAGCGCGAGAGCGCCTGCAGGTACTTGGAACAGACCGGCGATAACGTCGACGTTCTCCTTGGCTGGACGGCTGTCCGCTTGTCGTGGAAGGGCGACAAAGACATCGAAGGTGTGGTTGTCCAGAAGGACAGGCATAGCCAGCCACACACTTTGTACACACAGGGTGAGGTCATCCTGTCGGCTGGTACGATCAACACGCCGGGTATTCTAGAGCGTTCGGGTATTGGTGCCAAGGATGTATTGGACAAGCTCGGTATCGAAAAGAAGATCATCCTGCCTGGTGTCGGCAAGAATCTGCAGGAGCAGACGATGAATACGATGGGTGGTAAAGCCAAGCACCTCGACACGAGTGGTGGTGGTCCTTCGAACATGATTGCCAACACGGGTGTCTGGCAGATCTTTAATAATGCGTCACTTGTGGAAAAAAGGGTTCATCTTGACATGTATGTCGAGGCCGCGAAACTGGAGGATGGTGGATACGTAGCATCATCGAATGCTCTCCAGGATCATTACAAATTGGTGACTGAGGCCATGTTCAAGAAGGGTGTGCCTGCATGCGAGCACTTTTTCGACACCGGATTCCCGCCGAACTCGTATGGTATTGATACTTGGTGCTTGTTGCCTTACTCGCGTGGAAAAGTTCACATCAAGTCGAAAGATGCCTTTGAGAAGCCGTTGTTGGATCCAAACTACTTTGCCGTCCATTTTGATATGAAAATGCAAGTGGCTGCGATGCGTGCTAATCGCCGTATTTTGCAGACGAGTCCACTTCTCGACGAACTGGAGGCGAGTGAGACGCAGCCTGGCTTTGAGCACATCCCTGATACACCTGAGCATGGCTCCTATGCGAAGTGGCAAGCATGGATTCTTGGTACCGACGGCAAGGGCGGATTCGGCAGTGTGGCCCACCAAATTGGTACGTGCTCAATGATGCCGAAGAAGGACGGTGGCGTGGTCGACTCGCACTTCAAGGTGTACGGAACGAAGAACCTCCGCATTGTGGATGGCTCGGTACTTCCTATCCA
- a CDS encoding DnaJ-related protein SCJ1 — MLSWSATHAIALGLVCLVYVVPLVSAAKDFYDILGVKPRASERDIKSAYRKKARDMHPDKHPDKAEAFMDVSEAYQILSDPELRRIYDARGADAALQHQARKENGHADPFDAFRQFFGGGGGSGHMHDETPKGPNKMYDAEVSLKDLYLGRSFTVAHKRHVVCPACFGSGAHSTSDIHTCKACNGQGMQLHRQQIMPGFVTTMQVTCPHCNGEGRVIKRLCSRCKGHTIVPDVTDIEVEVEPGAREGAEYVFEGLADQSPDADPGDVVVKVYTTTSPGDFRRMGHNLYYTHTISLHDALLGFEHTLPHYDGHAIRLARTTATQPGHVSVIHGEGLPIPDEERRHSEDHGDLFVEFQVIVPEIQDKKTRKALSSLLQPKEQHQDL; from the coding sequence ATGCTGTCGTGgtcggcgacgcacgccatAGCACTTGGGCTCGTATGCCTGGTTTATGTCGTGCCTCTTGTCTCTGCCGCTAAAGACTTTTATGATATCCTAGGCGTAAAGCCTCGAGCGTCCGAACGGGACATCAAATCCGCGTACCGAAAAAAGGCGCGGGACATGCACCCAGACAAGCACCCAGACAAAGCAGAGGCGTTTATGGATGTGTCCGAAGCATACCAAATACTATCCGATCCGGAGCTGCGCCGGATTTATGATGCACGAGGAGCGGATGCAGCCCTACAGCACCAAGCACGCAAAGAGAATGGACATGCTGATCCTTTCGATGCGTTCCGACAGTTTTttggcggtggcggcggcagtgggcacatgcacgacgAAACGCCAAAAGGTCCTAACAAGATGTACGATGCAGAAGTGTCACTGAAAGACTTGTATTTGGGGCGGTCGTTTACCGTCGCACACAAACGTCATGTCGTGTGCCCGGCGTGTTTTGGCTCAGGTGCGCATTCCACATCAGATATCCATACATGCAAAGCTTGCAATGGTCAGGgcatgcagctgcatcgCCAACAAATCATGCCTGGCTTTGTGACCACGATGCAAGTGACATGCCCTCACTGTAACGGTGAAGGCCGTGTGATCAAGCGCCTGTGCAGCCGGTGCAAGGGCCATACGATTGTTCCAGATGTGACCGACATTGAAGTTGAGGTGGAACCAGGTGCGCGTGAAGGCGCCGAGTATGTGTTTGAAGGCTTGGCGGACCAGAGTCCAGATGCCGACCCAGGtgacgtcgtcgtcaagGTGTATACGACCACCTCACCCGGTGACTTCCGCCGCATGGGACATAACCTGTACTACACACATACCATCTCTCTTCATGATGCCCTCCTCGGCTTTGAGCACACTCTTCCTCATTACGACGGTCATGCGATTCGCCTGGCTcgcacgacggcgactCAGCCCGGTCACGTGAGCGTGATCCATGGCGAAGGATTGCCCATACCCGACGAGGAGCGCAGGCATAGCGAGGACCATGGAGACTTGTTTGTCGAATTCCAGGTCATTGTGCCTGAGATCCAAGACAAGAAGACGAGGAAAGCATTGTCTTCATTATTGCAGCCCAAGGAGCAGCATCAGGATCTATAG
- a CDS encoding eukaryotic aspartyl protease — MFAEMAAKSRPRLVTTTLMALRSVALSCFVALVIGASVDAAPSSTRQTDAPHATAPAQGLKVPMYYDRRALHPRNQNMNQDQLDEWLRMQSKNMHWRYTHPDDRNSSDALEKRQQLGMGDYGPDSFYFAPIGIGTPEMTLNVVLDTGSADFWLADSQCSPMKHCPESMLKYDASKSRTHKDLHVPFGVQYGSGAVRGELATEKVSLAGYTVSSVSFGQADQLARGTINPPASGIMGMGYESLSTTGTMPFWQILLERQKLHDYLFTFQMVNKIKKASSGRVDMVEAGGVFTLGVLDDQQYSGDIAWAPMARGYGSKGVGYWALNLEDLSVNGEHIDLGTHSVAAIDTGTTLIGGPKLAMDRIHAKIPGAQRYNRVPEYYVFPCDTDAKVDLTFGNHTWTLKTEDLISQRLSRRVCLSSLFAMSTRSGSRMPAWIVGDTFLKTVFSVFDAGKNRIGFASLPKGGAQTKSITSATMDNRVASSYQQTASSEGSPFGGGGGGGGDGGGGGIIITRTRNVDESWKTASIDVPHNVQPLHAPKWNEAASLGVSQLVVPMLLIASAALFL, encoded by the coding sequence ATGTTTGCCGAGATGGCAGCCAAGAGCCGCCCTCGTCTTGTCACCACCACCTTGATGGCGCTTCGATCTGTTGCGCTGAGCTGTTTCGTAGCTCTCGTTATCGGTGCGTctgtcgacgctgcgccgaGCAGTACGAGACAGACTGATGCGCCTCACGCTACGGCTCCAGCTCAGGGACTCAAAGTGCCGATGTACTACGACCGTCGCGCCTTGCACCCTCGGAACCAAAATATGAACCAGGACCAGCTGGATGAGTGGCTGCGTATGCAATCCAAAAACATGCATTGGCGCTATACGCATCCAGATGACCGGAATTCGTCCGACGCCCTGGAAAagcggcagcagctggGTATGGGTGACTATGGTCCGGATAGTTTCTACTTTGCTCCTATCGGCATCGGAACGCCTGAAATGACGCTCAACGTAGTGCTCGACACGGGGTCGGCTGACTTTTGGCTGGCAGACTCGCAGTGCTCACCCATGAAGCACTGCCCGGAAAGTATGCTCAAGTACGATGCCTCGAAGAGCCGCACTCACAAGGACTTACACGTGCCATTTGGCGTGCAGTATGGCTCTGGCGCCGTGCGGGGCGAACTTGCGACAGAAAAGGTTTCGTTGGCCGGCTACACTGTGTCTTCTGTCTCTTTTGGACAGGCGGACCAGCTCGCCCGCGGCACGATCAACCCACCAGCCTCGGGTATTATGGGCATGGGCTACGAATCGCTCTCGACGACCGGCACGATGCCATTTTGGCAGATTTTGCTTGAGCGCCAGAAGCTGCATGACTATTTGTTTACATTCCAGATGGTCAACAAGATAAAGAAAGCCAGCAGTGGCCGTGTGGACATGGTGGAAGCTGGCGGTGTGTTTACCTTGGGTGTGTTGGATGATCAGCAATACTCGGGTGACATTGCCTGGGCGCCTATGGCACGGGGATATGGATCAAAGGGCGTGGGATACTGGGCACTGAACCTGGAGGACCTCAGTGTGAATGGCGAGCATATTGATCTGGGCACGCATAGCGTGGCTGCGATTGACACAGGCACCACTTTGATCGGCGGTCCTAAGCTTGCTATGGATAGGATCCATGCCAAGATTCCTGGCGCTCAGAGGTATAACCGTGTGCCGGAGTACTATGTCTTTCCCTGCGATACGGATGCCAAGGTCGACTTGACCTTTGGTAACCACACATGGACGCTCAAGACGGAGGACCTCATCTCACAGAGACTGTCGCGCAGAGTCTGTTTGAGCTCGCTGTTTGCCATGTCCACCAGGAGCGGCTCGCGCATGCCTGCATGGATCGTCGGTGATACGTTCCTCAAAACGGTGTTTAGCGTATTTGACGCTGGAAAGAACCGAATTGGctttgcgtcgctgcctAAGGGTGGTGCGCAGACCAAGTCTATCACCAGCGCTACGATGGACAACCGTGTGGCCAGCTCGTACCAACAAACAGCCAGCAGTGAAGGCTCGCCGTttggcggtggtggcggcggcggcggcgacggtggtggcggtggtATTATTATCACACGGACTCGCAACGTCGACGAGTCGTGGAAAACGGCCTCGATCGACGTGCCCCACAATGTCCAGCCCCTTCACGCTCCCAAATGGAACGAAGCAGCTAGTCTCGGTGTGAGCCAGCTTGTCGTTCCTATGCTCTTGATCGCAAGCGCGGCCCTCTTTCTGTAA
- a CDS encoding cathepsin D yields the protein MTPRTRIPIEAHTMASIVQLVLWCALVVFSFVGAQRSSSRTARPTADAHALRAPITVHRKARPRHMERDHLVTWCHAQSEKRRRKYGLAANVSKRQIVGLGDYLDDSYFVPMGIGTPAQTLNVLPDTGSTNLWVIDSTCTDEKNCPSSSPKFTASMSKTHQDSRTPFHELYGDHAAASGTISQDTVSLAGYSISPLAFGRVRHVTKRTMGPTVSGILGLSFHDPKLDDLEPFWQVLYERQEMQDYVFSFQLPKALVYAKPDQEEDALTSGGVFTLGVLDPQQYAGSISWSPLSRGYGMHAKKSWTIDVNEMRLNGHSVDLGPHRHALIDTGSSNIVGPRQAMDILHALIPGAQRFPPNPEYYMLPCNSSIQLDITFSDRTWTLPPDHLIMQKINQTMCLSALTTVEDTSDIPLGWIMGHPFLTHVFSVFDAKEERIGFASLPQGGVQNATLTQADIDRHNASRAFHTSNTQISERYATPISRMEHGPSSRMHPSSPPAEPTMTLNRFTDSQWRSATIHAPHHINLTQRTSHTSSASSSERSWSHTCMLLCALALVWMCR from the coding sequence ATGACCCCACGTACTCGGATCCCTATCGAGGCCCACACCATGGCTTCCATCGTACAGCTCGTGCTATGGTGTGCCCTTGTGGTCTTCTCGTTCGTCGGAGCACAgcgcagctcgagtcgGACGGCTAGACCTACGGCCGACGCCCATGCTCTGAGGGCTCCCATCACGGTACACAGAAAGGCACGGCCCCGCCACATGGAACGTGATCACCTTGTGACGTGGTGCCATGCTCAGTCTGAGAAACGCCGCAGAAAGTATGGACTGGCAGCGAATGTCAGCAAACGCCAAATAGTGGGATTGGGCGATTACTTGGACGATTCCTACTTTGTGCCTATGGGCATAGGCACGCCGGCTCAGACGCTCAACGTGCTGCCGGATACGGGATCGACCAACCTGTGGGTCATTGACTCGACATGCACAGATGAGAAAAACTGCCCATCTTCGTCGCCCAAATTTACGGCATCCATGAGCAAGACGCATCAGGACAGCCGCACGCCATTTCATGAGTTGTATGGCGACCATGCTGCCGCAAGCGGCACCATCAGTCAGGATACAGTCTCGCTCGCTGGATACTCCATCTCCCCTCTTGCCTTTGGGCGTGTGAGGCATGTGACGAAACGCACCATGGGGCCGACCGTGTCTGGCATTCTTGGTCTCTCGTTCCACGATCCCAAGCTGGATGACTTGGAGCCGTTTTGGCAAGTGTTGTACGAGCGTCAAGAGATGCAGGATTATGTATTTTCTTTTCAGCTGCCCAAGGCCCTGGTGTACGCCAAGCCTGACCAGGAAGAAGATGCATTGACGTCGGGTGGCGTGTTCACCTTGGGCGTCTTGGATCCACAGCAGTACGCCGGCTCGATTTCCTGGTCGCCGTTATCGAGAGGAtatggcatgcacgcgaAAAAGAGCTGGACCATTGATGTGAACGAAATGCGTCTGAATGGACACAGTGTGGATCTGGGACCccatcggcacgctctCATTGACACGGGCTCCTCCAATATTGTTGGTCCTCGTCAAGCCATGGACATCCTTCACGCTTTGATTCCTGGCGCACAGCGATTCCCTCCGAATCCTGAATATTACATGCTGCCGTGCAACTCAAGTATCCAGCTGGATATCACGTTCTCGGATCGCACCTGGACTCTTCCGCCGGACCATTTGATCATGCAAAAGATCAATCAGACCATGTGCCTTAGCGCGCTGACGACCGTGGAAGATACATCCGACATACCCTTGGGCTGGATTATGGGCCACCCTTTTCTTACTCATGTGTTTAGTGTATTCGACGCCAAAGAGGAACGCATTGGCTTCGCTTCGTTGCCACAGGGCGGTGTACAGAATGCGACCCTGACACAGGCCGATATCGACCGTCACAATGCGAGCCGAGCCTTCCACACAAGTAACACCCAAATAAGCGAGCGCTACGCTACTCCCATTAGTAGAATGGAGCACGGTCCGTCAAGTCGAATGCATCCCAGCAGTCCACCCGCAGAGCCAACAATGACCTTGAACAGATTCACAGATTCGCAGTGGCGTTCCGCCACGATTCATGCACCCCATCATATCAACCTGACGCAACGCACAAGTCACACGAGCTCAGCCTCATCAAGCGAGCGCTCGTGGTCCCATACATGCATGCTCCTATGTGCTTTGGCCCTCGTATGGATGTGCAGGTAG
- a CDS encoding mitochondrial import inner membrane translocase subunit TIM10, translating to MGLFGGSSSGSASAASSPQLEAATAELDMITDVFNRLVESCHAKCISPRYAEADLNKGESVCVDRCVSKFFAVNAKVGEQMQALGQAASAAGGRMMG from the exons ATGGGTCTCTTTGGTGGCAGCAGCTCTGGCAGTGCTTCtgcggcatcgtcgcccCAACTGGAAGCGGCTACGGCTGAG ctcgatATGATTACGGACGTGTTCAACCGCCTTGTCGAATCGTGTCACGCCAAGTGCATCAGCCCACGCTACGCTGAGGCCGATCTCAACAAGGGCGAGAGCGTATGCGTTGATCG ctgcgtgagcaaGTTCTTTGCCGTCAACGCCAAGGTCGGCGAGCAGATGCAGGCATTGGGACAAGctgccagcgccgccggtGGCAGAATGATGGGCTAA
- a CDS encoding small subunit ribosomal protein S10e: MIISKQNRRTIYMALFQEGVLVAPKNFEIKHPNLDVPNLEVIKALQSLDSKGYVHTQFSWQWFYYVLTDEGLEYLREYLHLPSEIVPNTHKQPARPQRALMGDRDGFRGRGGGDREYRRRGDFDKKDGAPSGDFRPRFGRRE, translated from the coding sequence ATGATCATCTCGAAGCAGAATCGCCGCACTATCTACATGGCCCTCTTCCAGGAGGGCGTGCTTGTCGCTCCCAAGAACTTTGAGATTAAGCACCCTAACCTGGACGTGCCCAACCTCGAGGTGATCAAGGCCTTGCAGTCGCTCGACTCGAAGGGCTACGTGCACACGCAGTTCAGCTGGCAGTGGTTCTACTACGTGCTCACCGACGAGGGTCTCGAGTACCTCCGTGAGTACCTGCACCTGCCCTCGGAGATTGTGCCCAACACGCACAAGCAGCCCGCCCGCCCTCAGCGCGCTCTGATGGGTGACCGCGACGGCTTCCGCGgccgtggtggtggtgaCCGTGAGTACCGCCGCCGTGGTGACTTTGACAAGAAGGACGGCGCGCCCAGCGGTGACTTCCGCCCTCGCTTCGGTCGCCGCGAGTAA
- a CDS encoding DASH complex subunit DAD2 — protein MSQRMSLARSRASMAPGSVPSSVSARLAAKQAELQALQQLRAESAQLTQELARLSERVDTLVCGGQSVASVMASWQGVFRAIHIAQAAMHPDDDTSRTVPEALVRIPMHHAT, from the coding sequence ATGtcgcagcgcatgagctTGGCGCGttcgcgcgcgtcgatggcgccgGGCAGCGTTCCGAGCTCGGTCTcggcgcgcctggctgCGAAGCAGGCGGAGCTACAGGCGttgcagcagctccgaGCCGAGTCCGCGCAGCTCACGCAGGAGCTCGCTCGTCTCAGTGAGCGTGTGGACACGCTCGTGTGTGGCGGGCAGTCGGTGGCGTCGGTCATGGCGAGCTGGCAGGGTGTGTTCCGTGCGATTCACATTGCGCAAGCTGCGATGCACCCGGACGACGATACGTCGCGGACGGTGCCAGAGGCCCTTGTGCGCATACCTATGCACCACGCTACATAA
- a CDS encoding SAGA-associated factor 73 yields the protein MDWGVILEETQSQPPSPVPRKRAWEADASDVTEFGPFALDDSVDVVVCPTCAKPVLRQAYAYHEQNCALAQSIAEGRVSPSILKSETKAEPEQRKAWTTGGKKHRGPINLDRQCGVINNKGLPCSRSLTCKSHSMGAKRHVPGRSQPYDTLLFEWQKATNPAFVARLEEKERQIAALKASSQAHKERKRRTTDKRDAERTTADTPTDALDLYQRHATFQDVDRDLSRTLDTIHAAVTRDRTPIMPMATRSLAGQFTTRTRRCRVLRQFLAQGLAGTAHVRARLSEANDDNSAARA from the coding sequence ATGGACTGGGGGGTGATTTTGGAGGAGACGCAGAGTcagccgccgtcgccggTGCCACGCAAGCGTGCGTGGGAAGCGGATGCGAGTGATGTGACCGAGTTTGGTCCGtttgcgctcgacgatTCGGTGGATGTTGTGGTGTGCCCGACGTGTGCGAAGCCTGTGCTGCGACAGGCGTATGCGTACCACGAGCAAAACTGTGCGTTGGCGCAGTCGATCGCCGAGGGACGCGTGTCGCCCAGCATCCTCAAGTCGGAGACGAAGGCGGAGCcggagcagcgcaaggcgTGGACGACGGGCGGCAAGAAGCACCGCGGTCCGATCAACCTGGACCGGCAGTGTGGCGTCATCAACAACAAGGGCCTgccatgctcgcgctcgctgacGTGCAAGTCGCACAGTATGGGCGCGAAGCGGCATGTGCCAGGGCGCTCCCAGCCGTACGACACGCTGCTGTTCGAGTGGCAGAAAGCGACGAATCCCGCCtttgtcgcgcgcctcgaggaaAAAGAGCGCCAAATCGCCGCGCTCAAAGCGTCGTCGCAGGCGCACAaggagcgcaagcggcGTACGACGGAcaagcgcgatgccgagcgGACCACGGCGGACACACCTACGGATGCACTGGATCTGTACCAGCGCCACGCTACGTTCCAGGACGTCGATCGCGACTTGAGCCGCACACTCGACACCATCCACGCGGCCGTCACACGAGACCGCACACCGATCATGCCGATGGCCACACGCAGCCTGGCAGGGCAGTTtacgacgcgcacgaggcgctgccgcgtccTACGCCAGTTCCTCGCCCAGGGCCTCGCTGGCACCGCCCatgtgcgcgcgcgccttAGTGAAGCGAACGATGATAATagtgcggcgcgagcgtga
- a CDS encoding ATP-dependent RNA helicase DDX35, with product MAFWKPGAERPASALDRDASAPVWLPSAAPLPVQAARSRILYALEQYAVVVLVGETGSGKTTQVPQYLLDAGWAQERQIVCAQPRRMAATSVAAHVAQERQVRLGEEVGYAIRFDEQVHPTRTRLRYTTPGMLFRECMRDPLLHRYSVVMVDEAHERGAYTDLLLAVLKKIRRRRPALRMIVASATLEAESVLRYLDPGGAASTVVAIQGRAYPVEVAHTTAPHDVVAACVHTVVTLHETAPPGDVLVFMSGQDKIERVVQALADRGVYAVPLYAALPPEEQRVALRPGPPGKRKVVVSTNVAETSVTIDGVRYVVDTGYTKMRYRHTLAEVRLSAASAAQRAGRAGRTAPGQCLRLYDDGALRASDPPELVQCDLTMYVLQLKALGVDQIARFDFMPPAPPAAHVADALAHLESLRALDEEGRLTLLGERMAEAPLSPMMARAILHDASCADEMLTIAAMTSVGSPFDGSESVAAQIERRKFVAEEGDHLTLLNVYEAFQRAGASSRWAAQHGLSYATLKRARSIRAQLVAFVTRQWSWPWRRAGDEQAVRRCLAAGFFRQAVRYDGSWKTPAGETLYVHPSSVLFTRAPPIGTWAVYGDLLHTTQPQMRDLCVVDAAWLLTLAPHYYHRSLH from the coding sequence ATGGCCTTTTGGAAGCctggcgccgagcgcccGGCGAGTGCGCTGGACAGGGACGCGTCAGCGCCGGTGTGGCTGCCGAgtgcggcgccgctgccggTGCAGGCTGCGCGTTCTCGCATCCTGTATGCGCTGGAGCAGTACGCGGTCGTTGTGCTGGTCGGCGAGACGGGCAGTGGCAAGACGACGCAGGTGCCGCAGTACCTGCTTGACGCGGGGTGGGCGCAGGAGCGGCAGATTGTGTGTGCGCAGCCGCGGCGGAtggcggcgacgtcggTGGCCGCACATGTGGCGCAGGAGCGGCAGGTGCGCCTGGGTGAGGAGGTCGGTTATGCGATCCGCTTTGACGAGCAGGTGCATccgacgcgcacgcggctGCGGTACACGACGCCTGGCATGCTGTTTCGCGAGTGCATGCGGGAtccgctgctgcatcgatATAGCGTCGTGAtggtcgacgaggcgcatgaGCGGGGCGCGTACACGGACCTGCTGCTCGCCGTGCTGAAGAAGAtccggcggcggcggccggcGCTGCGGATGATCGTGGCGAGTGCGACGCTCGAAGCGGAGAGTGTGCTGCGGTACCTGGATCCTGGTGGGGCGGCTTCTACCGTCGTGGCTATACAAGGGCGCGCGTACCCCGTCGAGGTGGCGcacacgacggcgccgcacGATGTCGTGGCGGCCTGCGTGCATACGGTCGTGACGCTGCAcgagacggcgccgccgggGGATGTGCTGGTGTTCATGTCGGGGCAAGACAAGATTGAGCGCGTGGTGCAGGCGTTGGCGGACCGAGGCGTGTACGCTGTGCCGCTgtatgcggcgctgccgccggaggagcagcgcgtcgcgctgcgtccTGGGCCGCCTGGGAAGCGCAAGGTGGTCGTGTCGACGAATGTGGCAGAGACGAGCGTGACGATCGATGGCGTCCGGTACGTCGTCGATACGGGGTATACCAAGATGCGGTACCGGCACACGCTGGCCGAGGTGCGTCTCTCGgctgcctcggcggcgcagcgcgctgggcgcgctgGGCGTACGGCGCCGGGTCAGTGCCTGCGCCTGTATGATGACGGGGCGCTGCGGGCGAGTGATCCGccggagctcgtgcagtGCGACCTGACGATGTACGTGCTCcagctcaaggcgctgggcgtcgATCAGATCGCGCGCTTTGATTTCatgccgccggcgccgcccgccgcgcacgttgcggatgcgctcgcgcactTGGAGAGTCTGCGagcgctggacgaggagggCCGTCtgacgctgctgggcgagcggatggccgaggcgccgctgtCGCCGATGATGGCGCGTGCGATCCTGCACGATGCGAGCTGTGCGGACGAAATGCTCACGATTgcggcgatgacgagcgTCGGCTCGCCGTTTGACGGCAGCGAGTCTGTCGCCGCGCAGatcgagcgccgcaagTTTGTCGCCGAGGAGGGCGATCACTTGACGCTGCTCAATGTGTACGAGGCGTTTCAGCGGgcgggcgcctcgtcgcgatgggccgcgcagcacggccttTCGTACGCGACGCTGAAGCGCGCGCGGTCGattcgcgcgcagctcgtcgcgtTTGTCACGCGCCAGTGgtcgtggccgtggcgccgcgcgggggacgagcaggccgtgcggcgATGCCTCGCGGCCGGCTTTTTTCGGCAGGCGGTGCGGTACGACGGCAGCTGGAAGACGCCGGCGGGAGAGACGCTGTATGTGCATCCCTCGTCGGTGCTGTtcacgcgcgcgccgcccatcGGTACGTGGGCCGTGTACGGCgacctgctgcacacgacgcagccgcAGATGCGCGATCTGTGCGTGGTCGACGCGGCCTGgctgctcacgctcgcgccgcactATTATCATCGTTCGCTTCACTaa